The stretch of DNA GCACCTCGTCCGCCTTCGGTCCCTCGGCTGCCAGGGTCACCTGGGCACCGCACGGCACGCCGAGCGACATCACCAGCAGGATGCTCGACGCGTCCACCGGCAACCCGCCCTCGGTGGCGATGGTGACGGGGGTGCCGCCGGCGGCCACCGCCTGCGTGAAGAGCATCGCGGGACGGGCGTGCAGCCCCACCCGGGACGCCACGGTGACAGTTCGTTCTGCCATGTCGTCAATCGCCTTTCGTCAGGTCG from Cellulomonas sp. NTE-D12 encodes:
- a CDS encoding HPr family phosphocarrier protein, which gives rise to MAERTVTVASRVGLHARPAMLFTQAVAAGGTPVTIATEGGLPVDASSILLVMSLGVPCGAQVTLAAEGPKADEVLDGLVDLLSRDLDAPEATS